The following are encoded together in the Gilvimarinus sp. DA14 genome:
- a CDS encoding MHYT domain-containing protein, producing the protein MLSDFFFTDHDPSLILSGVYNYRLVALSICIAIFASYFTVYLLDLAKQTPLRSYRQLAKVTSALIMSGGIWSMHFIGMLAFSLCTEINYDPGITFLSFLPAFFSCLYAIFLLSRSVDFHNVALGSVLLGAGIGTMHYSGMAAMELAPLLRYDPLQFALSILVAVGLSFIGLCARFYLGTYIPSLSIQQSRLICALILGLAVSGMHYMGMVATRFVGSSVAQTQLPAISSDLSFIAVSVACATVFLTLLAAIINGLVRYRLMLTEKSNSESRLRAILSTAVDGIITLNEKGQMLSANQAAEKILGFTADELAGQSLNLLTHGDKNDVGLCHIDDQEVDFSQFSGRNVEVMARHKNGHTLPIRLGVGEVRQKGQATLYVAFITDLSAQKALQESLLEKEQQYRSLVNNLPGVAFRCEISQQWPMLFASPSIQELTGYPQDDFLQRRVDLGDLIDSRDQAIVDKSVNLALSQRTAYSTEYRIRHRNGQTIWVLDQGSFSFDHDGQAKWIDGVLTDITERHNYEEQLKQAKQSAEQAAQSKQAFLANMSHEIRTPMNAILGFSDILLDEPLQAEQRKHLAIINSSARSLMHLLNDILDSAKLEKGKLLIHREPFSLHALLDEIISTFWLLAKQKGIELNLRLADDLHPQYLGDADRIRQVLNNLIGNAIKFTDDGEVSVAVKYESGLGIVFEVIDSGIGIAENQLAKIFKPFEQADDTTTRRYGGTGLGTTISKQLVELMGGEISATSEPGRGSRFCFHLPLEKTDANQKSASRSEPTQLAPLKVLIVDDIEQNLELLALLLSRNGHQVISAGNGLEALQVYEREAVDIILMDIHMPLCDGIVASQRIRALEAQQQRRATPIIALTASVLSQDKQAAEDAGMNGFANKPLNPVQLYAEIARVLQHPHSQHRAPSASLSAEHIDFAHGALLWGNRNQQIKEIKHFLRHQAAELSQCQDSYDAKLEQHRRLVHTCKGLAGNLGLMQLARLLGDLEQAGAQTQPVFAAITRELKTVTALLDAQHQAMADLEEHIDVNPEQLAALLARLRASAMAAEIDEASLTELNRLASALTDSKVEAIVQALDDFNFSLAITRINELLQELDCPTKSEAQDD; encoded by the coding sequence GTGCTGTCAGACTTTTTCTTTACCGATCATGATCCGAGCCTGATACTCAGCGGCGTATACAACTACCGCTTGGTCGCCCTGTCGATTTGCATTGCCATTTTCGCCAGTTATTTTACCGTTTACCTGCTGGACCTAGCGAAGCAAACCCCGCTGCGCAGCTATCGCCAGCTTGCCAAAGTCACCTCGGCGCTGATCATGTCGGGGGGCATCTGGAGTATGCACTTTATCGGCATGCTGGCCTTTTCCCTCTGCACTGAGATCAACTACGATCCGGGCATTACATTTCTATCGTTTTTACCGGCTTTTTTCTCCTGCCTCTACGCGATTTTTCTCCTCTCTCGCAGTGTTGATTTTCACAATGTCGCGCTGGGCTCAGTGCTTTTAGGTGCTGGCATAGGCACCATGCACTACAGCGGCATGGCGGCCATGGAGCTGGCGCCATTACTGCGCTACGACCCGCTGCAATTTGCACTGTCTATCCTGGTCGCGGTAGGACTGTCGTTTATCGGCCTGTGTGCGCGTTTTTATCTCGGCACCTATATTCCCTCCCTCAGTATTCAACAAAGCCGCCTTATCTGTGCCCTCATACTCGGTCTTGCGGTATCGGGCATGCACTATATGGGCATGGTTGCCACCCGCTTTGTGGGCAGCAGCGTCGCGCAAACGCAGTTGCCAGCCATCAGCTCAGACTTATCATTTATTGCAGTGAGCGTCGCTTGTGCGACGGTCTTTCTCACGTTGTTGGCGGCAATAATCAATGGCCTGGTGCGCTACCGTTTAATGCTAACGGAAAAGTCGAACAGCGAGTCACGCCTGCGGGCGATTTTATCCACCGCCGTGGATGGCATTATCACCCTAAATGAAAAGGGCCAGATGCTGAGCGCTAACCAGGCAGCAGAAAAGATTCTCGGCTTTACTGCCGACGAGCTGGCAGGCCAAAGCCTTAACCTGCTGACACATGGCGATAAAAACGATGTCGGCCTGTGCCACATCGACGACCAAGAGGTAGACTTTAGCCAGTTTAGCGGCCGCAATGTCGAGGTTATGGCGCGACATAAAAACGGCCATACATTACCAATTCGCTTAGGCGTTGGCGAGGTGCGACAAAAAGGCCAGGCAACCTTGTACGTCGCGTTTATTACCGATCTAAGCGCCCAAAAAGCGCTGCAGGAAAGTCTGCTGGAAAAAGAACAGCAATATCGCTCGCTGGTTAACAATTTGCCCGGCGTGGCGTTTCGCTGTGAAATCAGTCAACAGTGGCCAATGCTTTTTGCCAGTCCCAGCATTCAGGAGCTCACCGGTTACCCGCAGGACGATTTTCTTCAGCGACGAGTAGATTTGGGTGACCTTATCGACTCCAGAGACCAGGCTATTGTCGACAAGAGCGTCAACCTGGCGCTGTCTCAACGCACTGCCTATTCGACCGAATACCGTATTCGTCACCGCAATGGGCAAACCATTTGGGTACTGGATCAAGGCAGCTTTAGTTTCGACCATGACGGCCAAGCCAAGTGGATTGACGGAGTACTCACCGACATTACCGAGCGCCATAACTATGAAGAGCAATTAAAACAGGCAAAACAATCCGCCGAACAGGCGGCGCAATCTAAACAGGCTTTTTTGGCCAATATGAGCCATGAAATCCGCACTCCCATGAATGCCATTCTCGGCTTCAGCGACATCTTACTGGACGAGCCGCTGCAGGCGGAGCAGCGCAAGCACCTGGCCATCATTAACAGCTCGGCGCGCTCACTGATGCATCTACTCAATGACATTCTCGACTCCGCCAAGTTAGAAAAGGGAAAGCTGCTCATTCACCGAGAACCCTTCTCCCTACACGCACTGCTCGACGAAATTATCTCTACGTTTTGGCTGCTGGCAAAACAAAAAGGCATAGAACTCAATCTACGTTTGGCCGATGATCTGCATCCGCAATACCTCGGCGATGCTGATCGAATTCGTCAGGTGCTCAATAATTTAATCGGTAACGCGATAAAATTTACTGACGACGGCGAAGTCAGCGTTGCCGTCAAATACGAATCAGGCCTGGGCATTGTGTTTGAAGTCATTGACTCGGGCATAGGCATTGCCGAGAACCAACTAGCGAAAATTTTTAAACCCTTCGAACAAGCCGATGACACCACGACTCGTCGCTACGGTGGCACCGGCCTGGGAACAACCATCAGCAAACAACTGGTCGAACTAATGGGCGGAGAGATTAGCGCAACCAGTGAGCCGGGCCGAGGCAGTCGATTCTGCTTTCACTTACCACTTGAGAAAACTGACGCTAACCAAAAATCCGCATCTCGCTCTGAGCCGACACAACTTGCGCCGCTAAAAGTATTAATCGTGGACGACATAGAGCAAAACCTTGAGCTGCTGGCGTTACTATTATCCCGCAACGGGCACCAGGTCATCAGTGCCGGCAACGGGCTGGAGGCGCTGCAAGTCTATGAGCGTGAAGCGGTGGATATCATTTTAATGGATATTCATATGCCGCTGTGCGATGGCATAGTGGCGAGCCAAAGAATTCGCGCACTGGAGGCGCAACAACAACGCCGCGCCACACCGATTATCGCTTTGACCGCCAGCGTGTTAAGCCAAGACAAACAAGCGGCGGAAGATGCTGGTATGAATGGCTTCGCTAACAAGCCGCTCAATCCGGTTCAACTTTACGCTGAAATAGCGAGAGTACTACAGCACCCCCACAGCCAACACCGCGCGCCCTCCGCTTCCCTGTCCGCCGAGCATATCGACTTTGCCCACGGCGCATTGCTGTGGGGCAACCGAAATCAACAAATCAAAGAAATAAAACACTTTTTACGCCACCAAGCTGCCGAGCTTAGCCAATGCCAAGATAGCTACGATGCGAAACTCGAACAGCACCGCCGACTGGTACACACCTGTAAAGGTTTAGCCGGCAACCTGGGGTTGATGCAACTAGCCCGACTACTGGGCGATCTGGAACAAGCGGGCGCACAGACGCAACCGGTATTTGCCGCAATTACTCGCGAGCTGAAAACCGTTACTGCCTTGCTCGACGCGCAGCACCAGGCAATGGCAGACCTAGAAGAGCACATAGATGTAAACCCGGAACAATTAGCAGCACTGCTGGCACGGCTTAGAGCCAGCGCAATGGCGGCCGAAATAGATGAGGCGAGCCTGACCGAGCTGAACCGCTTGGCCTCTGCTCTGACGGACAGTAAGGTAGAAGCCATCGTCCAGGCGCTGGATGATTTTAATTTTTCTCTGGCCATCACCCGTATAAACGAGCTGCTGCAAGAGCTGGACTGCCCCACAAAAAGCGAAGCCCAAGATGATTAG
- a CDS encoding cytochrome b562, with product MKNWLMVAALAVGVTACSKHDPLHDSMEDMGGAFKAIRESQTDEALLSEWQHFKDALAVAKAQTVAPEDQAKFDEGIQKLEQLSAQVDTALAAGDMAGAKALLKQMGEARKKYHDALGVD from the coding sequence ATGAAAAATTGGTTAATGGTCGCGGCGCTGGCCGTTGGTGTCACTGCGTGTTCGAAGCACGACCCACTGCACGACTCTATGGAGGATATGGGCGGTGCCTTTAAAGCGATACGCGAGAGTCAAACCGACGAGGCCCTGTTGAGTGAATGGCAACACTTTAAAGACGCTTTGGCGGTAGCCAAGGCTCAGACAGTGGCGCCTGAGGATCAAGCCAAATTTGATGAGGGCATACAAAAGCTAGAACAGCTGAGCGCTCAGGTTGATACTGCTCTGGCGGCAGGTGATATGGCAGGGGCGAAAGCGCTGCTTAAGCAAATGGGTGAGGCGCGCAAAAAGTATCACGACGCCCTTGGGGTCGATTAA
- a CDS encoding ATP-binding cassette domain-containing protein codes for MWQLNSAAHQFSWSAGQWLGISGPSGCGKTQLLVQLTAGEQIKLNRAGDNLMERPPKRRGIGWAAQGGLLWPGQSVATQLQSLGQLHQVDWQPLVEPLGVQDLLARGSDTLSGGERQRVALLSALICAKELLLLDEPVSALDESSAINVLQAARHWARERQLAALMVSHRQRDFATCCDAIYHWQSRRVVPLAEAHRAHVTHNPELAAALWELDTAPAHGRVRSGAITLETGPLSSYTRRVRIDAHDVSVARQAPGPSSIANTIKGVITELRQITAGSVLLRLNCNGQTLYALVTPGAVQSLGLAEELEVYAQFKAHAVQAA; via the coding sequence ATGTGGCAGCTTAACAGCGCAGCGCATCAATTTAGCTGGAGCGCCGGGCAATGGCTGGGCATTAGCGGCCCTTCGGGCTGTGGCAAAACCCAATTATTAGTGCAGCTCACTGCGGGAGAGCAGATCAAGTTAAACAGAGCCGGCGATAACCTGATGGAGCGACCGCCAAAGCGCAGAGGAATTGGCTGGGCCGCCCAGGGGGGATTACTCTGGCCTGGTCAGAGCGTAGCAACTCAATTGCAATCACTGGGGCAACTGCACCAGGTAGACTGGCAGCCCCTGGTCGAGCCGCTGGGTGTTCAGGATTTACTGGCGCGCGGCAGCGACACTTTGTCCGGCGGCGAGCGCCAGCGTGTGGCCTTACTCAGTGCATTAATTTGCGCCAAGGAGCTGCTGCTACTGGATGAACCGGTATCGGCGCTGGACGAAAGCTCGGCAATTAATGTTTTGCAGGCGGCCCGCCACTGGGCCCGCGAGCGGCAATTGGCGGCGCTGATGGTCAGCCACCGTCAGCGCGATTTTGCCACCTGTTGCGACGCCATTTACCACTGGCAGTCGCGCCGTGTTGTACCTTTAGCCGAGGCCCACCGGGCCCATGTGACCCATAACCCCGAGCTGGCGGCCGCGCTCTGGGAGCTGGACACGGCGCCGGCACACGGCCGCGTCCGCAGCGGAGCCATCACCCTTGAAACCGGGCCTCTGTCCAGCTACACCCGCCGGGTTCGTATCGACGCCCACGATGTATCCGTGGCGCGGCAGGCGCCTGGACCTTCGAGTATCGCCAATACCATCAAGGGAGTCATTACCGAGCTTCGTCAGATCACGGCCGGCAGCGTGCTGCTGAGGCTAAACTGCAACGGCCAGACGTTATACGCCCTGGTAACGCCGGGCGCGGTGCAGAGTCTGGGCCTGGCAGAAGAATTAGAGGTGTACGCCCAGTTTAAGGCTCACGCGGTGCAAGCGGCGTGA
- the modB gene encoding molybdate ABC transporter permease subunit, whose amino-acid sequence MLAALWVTCKLALISSILLLLLCTPLAWWVAQGKSRHLRTLTEAAVALPLILPPTVLGFYLLILFSPSGLIGQFTETGLAFTFTGLVIGSVLYSLPFVVQPLSASFAQIDPRLLQLGRSQGLGKRQLLQRLVLPVSGHAFVTAAVLGFAHTLGEFGVVLMIGGNIPGETQVLSILLFDEVETLNFEAAHTIAASLLGASFLLLVLLYGWQRHRRGRYVAA is encoded by the coding sequence GTGTTAGCCGCCCTCTGGGTCACCTGTAAATTAGCGCTCATTAGCAGCATACTTTTGTTGCTGCTGTGCACACCACTGGCCTGGTGGGTGGCGCAGGGCAAGTCGCGCCACCTGCGCACACTTACCGAGGCAGCGGTGGCGCTGCCTTTAATTCTACCGCCCACGGTGCTGGGGTTTTACCTGCTGATTTTATTTTCGCCCTCGGGGTTGATTGGCCAATTTACCGAGACCGGGCTGGCGTTTACGTTTACCGGACTGGTGATCGGCTCGGTCCTGTACTCTCTGCCTTTTGTGGTGCAGCCGCTCAGCGCCAGCTTTGCCCAAATAGACCCGCGCCTATTGCAGCTCGGGCGCAGCCAGGGGCTGGGGAAACGGCAATTGCTGCAGCGGCTGGTACTGCCCGTGAGTGGCCACGCTTTTGTCACCGCCGCCGTACTCGGCTTTGCCCATACTTTAGGGGAATTTGGCGTAGTCCTGATGATAGGCGGCAATATCCCGGGCGAAACCCAGGTGCTGTCTATTTTGCTGTTTGACGAGGTAGAGACTCTCAACTTTGAAGCCGCCCATACCATCGCAGCGAGCCTGCTGGGTGCCTCGTTTTTGCTGCTGGTTCTCTTATATGGCTGGCAGCGCCACAGGCGGGGGCGCTATGTGGCAGCTTAA